From the Alloalcanivorax dieselolei B5 genome, one window contains:
- the creD gene encoding cell envelope integrity protein CreD: MASYSPLKKILMICGLMLVLVGPLLMIQIKIDERQNRALLVSHEISNQFAKEQTLSGPLLMVPRVREYWATESTRDATEEEAASPRRKLRRDLDRYLPNTLDIEGNLQSRMLYRGIYGTPVYQSVIELEAHFPAEWLQAAKADASIVSSGTPLLVFRVGDLRGLVERPVLRIGERTLPLVEPASMPSVLQGGGVVAAPLPEDLSGPFTVRLRLNLNGSTSLAALPMAKETRMTLRGDWPHPSFSGLMLPAEREVSEDGFIGRWQTNSLAASSAIDCLQSDGRCRNDSQFLRVDLVQPVTGLLSSERALKYSFLIVGLTFAAFFLFEVMRRVAMHPMQYLLVGLALAMFYLLLVALGEHVDFVWAYVSGAVACVGLIGVYLSAVLKSKLAGWGFASAQLIVLGLLFAILLAEDYALLMGSLLLFAALAAVMILTRRVDWHGLAQRGGASS, encoded by the coding sequence ATGGCTTCTTACAGTCCACTGAAGAAAATCCTGATGATTTGCGGCCTGATGCTGGTGTTGGTCGGTCCGCTGTTGATGATTCAGATAAAGATCGATGAGCGCCAGAACCGCGCACTGCTGGTGAGCCACGAAATCAGCAACCAATTCGCCAAGGAACAGACGTTGTCCGGGCCGCTGCTGATGGTGCCGCGCGTGCGCGAGTACTGGGCGACGGAGAGCACCCGCGATGCCACCGAGGAAGAAGCGGCGAGCCCGCGCCGCAAGCTGCGCCGTGACCTGGATCGTTATCTGCCGAATACCCTGGACATCGAAGGTAATCTGCAAAGCCGCATGCTGTACCGTGGCATTTACGGTACACCGGTGTATCAAAGCGTGATTGAACTGGAGGCGCATTTCCCGGCGGAATGGCTGCAGGCCGCCAAAGCGGATGCGTCCATAGTGTCGTCCGGCACGCCGCTGCTGGTGTTCCGGGTTGGCGACCTGCGCGGCCTGGTGGAGCGGCCGGTGTTGCGTATCGGCGAGCGTACGTTGCCGTTGGTGGAGCCAGCGTCGATGCCCTCCGTTCTGCAGGGCGGCGGTGTGGTGGCGGCGCCTTTGCCGGAGGATCTGTCCGGCCCCTTCACGGTCCGTTTGCGTTTGAACCTGAACGGCAGCACCAGCCTGGCGGCGTTGCCGATGGCCAAGGAAACCCGCATGACCCTGCGTGGTGACTGGCCGCATCCGAGCTTCTCCGGACTGATGCTGCCGGCGGAACGGGAGGTCAGCGAGGACGGTTTCATCGGTCGCTGGCAGACCAACAGCCTGGCGGCTTCCAGCGCCATCGACTGCCTGCAAAGCGACGGGCGTTGTAGGAATGACAGCCAGTTCTTGCGCGTCGATCTGGTGCAGCCGGTCACCGGTCTGCTTTCCAGTGAGCGGGCCTTGAAGTACAGCTTTCTGATCGTCGGGCTGACGTTCGCCGCCTTCTTCCTGTTCGAGGTGATGCGCCGGGTGGCCATGCACCCGATGCAGTATTTGCTGGTGGGACTGGCGCTGGCGATGTTTTACCTGCTGCTGGTGGCACTGGGCGAGCACGTGGACTTTGTCTGGGCCTATGTATCGGGCGCGGTGGCCTGCGTTGGGTTGATCGGGGTGTACCTGAGCGCGGTGTTGAAGTCGAAACTGGCGGGTTGGGGATTCGCTTCGGCGCAGTTGATCGTGCTGGGGTTGTTGTTCGCCATCCTGCTGGCCGAGGACTACGCGTTGCTGATGGGCTCGTTGTTGCTGTTCGCGGCGCTGGCGGCGGTGATGATTCTGACTCGCCGGGTCGATTGGCATGGGCTGGCTCAACGGGGAGGGGCGTCCTCATGA
- a CDS encoding alanine racemase translates to MKRRHFLLALAGGAALAWWLKPGDQGHPHAPYFQTLNDTLREGPGRPLLLIDQERLAANCAQLVAGLPAGRHYRIVAKSLPSVPLVRQVMALTHTRRVMVFHQPFINAMATAEPDCDLLLGKPMPVSAAALFYQALPANGFDPDRQLQWLIDGSERLQQYLALARRLNRRLLINVEIDVGLHRGGLTGAEQLDELLALIHAHPEHLAFSGFMGYDAQVGKLPGWIEDRDTSLRKSQDRYRAFIERLYQLEPAYREQALTFNGAGSPTLRLHGDDTPLNELAAGSCLLKPTDFDLDTLTDFQPAAFIAAPVLKRLPGLHLPGPLPLGEIWSWWDPNRRQTYFIYGGAWKAEPASPPGIRANPVYGISTNQMMFNGAPATALREDDQIFFRPTQSEFVLLQFGDLAVIEQGRVHAWWPPFPQQPETAPVAARTGAADAT, encoded by the coding sequence ATGAAACGACGTCATTTTCTGCTGGCCCTGGCCGGCGGCGCGGCGCTGGCCTGGTGGCTCAAGCCCGGTGATCAGGGCCACCCCCATGCGCCCTACTTTCAGACGCTCAACGATACCCTGCGCGAAGGCCCGGGGCGGCCGCTGCTGTTGATTGACCAGGAACGGCTGGCCGCCAACTGCGCGCAGCTGGTGGCCGGACTACCGGCGGGCCGTCACTACCGCATCGTCGCCAAGTCCCTGCCCAGCGTGCCGCTGGTGCGCCAGGTGATGGCTCTGACCCACACCCGGCGGGTCATGGTCTTTCACCAGCCCTTCATCAATGCCATGGCGACGGCGGAGCCGGACTGCGATCTGCTGCTGGGCAAGCCAATGCCCGTGAGCGCCGCCGCGCTGTTTTACCAGGCGTTGCCCGCAAACGGCTTTGATCCGGACCGGCAACTGCAATGGCTGATCGACGGTAGCGAGCGCCTCCAACAGTACCTCGCCCTGGCCCGGCGCCTGAACCGGCGGCTGCTGATCAATGTGGAAATCGACGTGGGGCTGCATCGTGGCGGCCTCACCGGAGCCGAACAACTGGACGAGTTGCTGGCGTTGATCCACGCCCATCCCGAACACCTGGCCTTCAGCGGCTTCATGGGTTACGACGCTCAGGTGGGCAAACTGCCCGGCTGGATCGAGGACCGCGACACCAGTTTGCGCAAATCCCAGGACCGCTATCGTGCTTTCATCGAGCGTCTGTATCAGTTGGAACCGGCCTACCGGGAACAAGCGCTGACCTTCAACGGCGCCGGCAGCCCGACGCTGCGTCTGCATGGTGACGACACGCCCCTCAATGAACTGGCCGCCGGCTCCTGTCTGCTCAAGCCCACCGACTTCGACCTGGATACCCTGACGGATTTCCAGCCCGCCGCCTTCATCGCCGCTCCGGTTCTGAAACGGCTACCAGGGCTGCATCTGCCGGGACCGCTGCCCCTCGGCGAAATCTGGTCCTGGTGGGACCCGAACCGTCGCCAAACCTATTTCATCTACGGCGGCGCCTGGAAAGCCGAGCCCGCCTCCCCGCCAGGCATCCGCGCCAATCCGGTGTATGGCATCAGCACCAATCAGATGATGTTCAACGGCGCGCCCGCCACCGCCCTGCGCGAGGACGACCAGATCTTTTTCCGTCCTACCCAGAGCGAGTTCGTATTGCTGCAATTCGGTGACCTGGCGGTTATCGAACAAGGCCGGGTACACGCCTGGTGGCCGCCCTTCCCGCAACAGCCGGAAACCGCCCCGGTTGCGGCAAGGACGGGCGCGGCAGACGCCACGTAA
- a CDS encoding D-arabinono-1,4-lactone oxidase has translation MLPTLPRRALLKALLVTTGAAILPLSARGRAGQPPSWNNWSGNQSVTPKQLLYPAAENQLADLLRQSSGTVRAFGGSHSFSPIVPTDDTLLSLEALNGLRGQDDSGNLTFGAGTRLGAASAQAWQVGHSLRNEPDINLQSLAGAIATGTHGTGITLPCLSAQVGALRVVRPDGEAVSLTTGDGDAFQAACCGLGALGVMTQVTLRGDPAYRLREHTWTLPLDDAIDFVGANRDRYRNIEFFAFPLGRTAIVKTMELTDQEDQPLIQDDSNDLLEMVCELSLRAPWLTSTLQKLVTLFVSDEVRQGPAHQIYANRRTVRFNEMEYTVPADDGLDCLREVCERIRDQDINVFFPIEYRYTAADDTLLSMFSERAGASISVHQYYKQDYRPLFDAVEPIFQRFAGRPHWGKLHSLDATRLRPLYPRFDDFLALRREFDPEGRMLNPYLRRVLGIETGGRR, from the coding sequence ATGTTGCCAACACTGCCGCGGCGCGCCCTGCTGAAGGCCTTGCTCGTCACCACCGGCGCCGCCATCCTGCCGTTATCCGCCCGCGGCCGCGCCGGACAGCCCCCATCCTGGAACAACTGGTCCGGCAACCAGAGCGTCACGCCAAAGCAACTTCTCTATCCCGCCGCCGAAAATCAGCTGGCCGATCTGTTGCGCCAAAGCAGCGGCACCGTGCGAGCGTTCGGCGGCAGCCACTCCTTCAGCCCCATTGTTCCCACCGATGACACCCTGCTGTCCCTGGAAGCCCTTAACGGCCTGCGCGGTCAGGACGACAGCGGCAATCTGACCTTCGGCGCCGGCACCCGGCTGGGCGCGGCGTCCGCCCAGGCCTGGCAGGTCGGCCACAGCCTCCGCAACGAGCCGGATATCAACCTGCAGTCCCTGGCTGGCGCCATCGCCACCGGCACCCACGGCACCGGCATCACTCTGCCCTGCCTCAGCGCCCAGGTAGGAGCACTGAGGGTCGTGCGCCCGGATGGCGAAGCGGTGTCCCTGACCACCGGTGACGGCGACGCTTTTCAGGCCGCCTGCTGCGGTCTCGGCGCCCTCGGGGTGATGACCCAGGTGACGTTGCGCGGCGACCCGGCCTACCGTCTGCGAGAACACACCTGGACCCTGCCACTGGACGACGCCATCGACTTCGTCGGCGCCAACCGGGACCGCTATCGCAATATTGAGTTTTTCGCCTTTCCGCTCGGTCGCACCGCCATCGTCAAAACCATGGAGCTGACCGATCAGGAAGACCAGCCGCTGATCCAGGACGACAGCAATGACTTGCTGGAAATGGTCTGTGAACTGAGCCTGCGCGCCCCCTGGCTTACCAGCACCCTGCAGAAGCTGGTGACGCTGTTCGTCAGCGACGAAGTCCGTCAAGGACCGGCCCATCAAATCTACGCCAACCGTCGCACCGTCCGCTTCAACGAAATGGAATACACGGTGCCCGCCGATGATGGCCTGGACTGCCTGCGCGAGGTCTGTGAGCGGATCCGCGATCAGGACATCAACGTGTTCTTTCCGATCGAATACCGCTACACCGCCGCCGACGACACCCTGCTGTCCATGTTCAGCGAACGCGCCGGCGCCAGTATTTCCGTGCACCAATACTACAAACAGGACTACCGGCCGCTGTTCGACGCGGTGGAGCCGATCTTTCAGCGCTTCGCAGGACGGCCCCACTGGGGCAAGTTGCACAGCCTCGACGCGACCCGCCTGCGCCCCCTTTATCCGCGCTTCGACGATTTCCTGGCGTTGCGTCGTGAGTTCGACCCCGAAGGCAGGATGCTCAATCCTTATCTGCGCCGGGTATTGGGCATTGAAACCGGGGGCCGCCGATGA
- a CDS encoding oxidoreductase, which yields MMSWSPQDIPDQQSRTAVVTGANSGIGFETALALADKGARVVLACRDLAKAEAARERIHEKTGGRGEIQIVELDLASLNSVRRAADTLRERYPRLDLLINNAGVMWLRQGRTEDGFERQFGVNHLGHFALTGLLLPALRDVPDSRIVTVSSLAHKAGRLHLDNLQLEGRYGRQRAYAQAKLANLLFSLELERRLRAAEASTLSLACHPGFANTNLAESGVARESPFGVGYIARWLWPFFTQNAARGAAPTLYAATSPQVQGGGYYGPAYLKEAVGPPTLVHPSRRARDADDAARLWEQSEALTGVHYP from the coding sequence ATGATGAGCTGGAGCCCGCAAGACATTCCGGACCAACAATCCCGCACCGCCGTGGTGACCGGCGCCAACAGCGGTATCGGCTTCGAGACCGCCCTGGCACTGGCCGACAAGGGCGCCCGGGTGGTTCTGGCGTGCCGCGACCTGGCCAAGGCGGAGGCCGCCCGGGAACGCATCCATGAAAAGACCGGCGGGCGCGGCGAAATACAGATCGTGGAACTGGATCTGGCCAGCCTGAACAGCGTGCGACGCGCCGCAGATACGCTGCGCGAGCGCTATCCACGGCTGGATTTGCTGATCAACAATGCCGGTGTCATGTGGCTGCGCCAAGGCCGTACCGAGGATGGCTTCGAGCGCCAGTTCGGCGTCAATCACCTCGGCCACTTCGCCTTGACCGGTCTGCTGTTGCCGGCGCTGCGCGACGTGCCGGATTCCCGCATCGTCACTGTCAGCAGCCTGGCCCACAAAGCCGGCCGGCTGCATCTGGATAACCTGCAACTGGAGGGCCGCTATGGCCGGCAGCGAGCTTATGCTCAAGCCAAGCTGGCCAATCTGTTGTTCTCCCTGGAACTGGAAAGACGACTGCGCGCGGCGGAGGCCTCGACGCTCTCCCTGGCCTGCCACCCGGGCTTCGCCAATACCAATCTGGCGGAATCCGGTGTTGCCCGGGAAAGCCCGTTCGGGGTGGGCTATATCGCCCGCTGGCTGTGGCCCTTCTTCACCCAGAACGCCGCCCGCGGCGCCGCGCCCACCCTCTATGCCGCCACTAGCCCGCAGGTGCAGGGCGGCGGTTATTACGGCCCCGCCTACCTTAAGGAAGCGGTGGGCCCGCCGACGCTGGTGCACCCCAGCCGCCGCGCCCGTGACGCCGACGACGCGGCGCGCCTGTGGGAGCAATCCGAAGCGCTTACCGGCGTCCACTATCCCTGA
- a CDS encoding tetratricopeptide repeat protein, producing MSVRCEHALRLRGLIDGGVWQQAEEELQGLRQRYPENAALCSIEGIYWARCGDWPRALCRFQRALVWNRDDANTVFNLGVTWCQLGAPLRGRLLMDYADQMKANQMPADQLLPAALTWRLPRPSLPQPGRFPAVAGRAATRRVPGLVR from the coding sequence ATGAGCGTGCGCTGCGAACACGCGCTGCGCCTGCGCGGCCTGATCGATGGCGGGGTCTGGCAACAGGCCGAGGAAGAGCTGCAAGGGTTGCGGCAGCGTTACCCGGAAAACGCGGCCCTGTGCAGTATCGAGGGCATCTATTGGGCACGGTGCGGGGACTGGCCCCGCGCTCTGTGCCGCTTCCAACGCGCGTTGGTATGGAACCGGGATGATGCCAACACCGTGTTCAATCTGGGCGTGACCTGGTGCCAATTGGGGGCGCCGCTCAGAGGACGGTTGCTGATGGACTATGCGGACCAGATGAAGGCCAATCAAATGCCGGCCGATCAGCTGCTGCCCGCCGCGCTTACGTGGCGTCTGCCGCGCCCGTCCTTGCCGCAACCGGGGCGGTTTCCGGCTGTTGCGGGAAGGGCGGCCACCAGGCGTGTACCCGGCCTTGTTCGATAA